In the Prochlorococcus sp. MIT 1307 genome, one interval contains:
- a CDS encoding cytochrome-c oxidase produces the protein MLIIEVTNAREVMRERIGLLGDRLIGKVLDAEAQVEKALIQEIELSFQEFGIQARIVSVQGPKLTRDNQLEFPIKVRQEREVSFKDE, from the coding sequence TTGTTGATTATCGAGGTCACCAATGCCCGTGAAGTAATGCGTGAACGCATAGGACTTTTGGGTGACAGGTTAATAGGGAAAGTACTTGATGCTGAAGCTCAGGTAGAGAAAGCTTTGATTCAAGAGATAGAACTTTCTTTTCAGGAATTTGGTATTCAAGCTCGAATCGTTTCAGTTCAAGGACCTAAGTTGACGCGTGATAATCAGCTGGAGTTCCCAATTAAGGTCAGGCAAGAACGTGAGGTTTCATTCAAAGACGAATAA
- a CDS encoding DUF3181 family protein, whose protein sequence is MTFDQSHLRDIQIAIGDRLYIQVASWHLYLGDAGLAETLAIECLAHLDQGSNVAARKALETVQVPLAGGSMRLPLSRLIPSGQIFDLEDILDPYCR, encoded by the coding sequence ATGACTTTTGACCAGTCTCACCTGCGTGATATTCAGATTGCTATAGGTGACCGTCTTTATATTCAAGTTGCTAGTTGGCATCTTTATTTAGGAGATGCTGGGTTAGCCGAAACTCTTGCTATTGAATGTCTGGCTCATTTGGATCAAGGGTCAAACGTTGCTGCACGAAAGGCACTTGAGACAGTACAAGTACCACTGGCTGGAGGCAGTATGCGATTACCTCTGTCCAGATTAATTCCGTCAGGACAGATTTTTGATCTTGAAGATATTTTGGACCCTTATTGCAGATAA
- a CDS encoding competence/damage-inducible protein A: MSEQPIKKHGVEILCIGTELLLGDILNSNARWIAKELAILGLPHYLQTVVGDNIARLQRAVLEAAKRSKILITTGGLGPTPDDLTTEALAAAFNMPLEEKTELWIDIQNKMSVNSQISSLSNRKQALLPFNAKVIPNRSGTAPGMIWHPKEDFTILTFPGVPSELKEMWTETAVPWLKQHGGATDTLISKVLKFSGISESTLSDEVADLLNNNNPTLAPYASLGEVKLRLTAKGKNIEEAQKLLLPLEQELRNRVGVKCYGSGNESLASVVLELLRQRNETLAIAESCTGGGLGAAISALPGASDVFVGGVIAYSNAIKEKLLGVPKELIDNHGAVSEEVVRAMAKGARKKLNSDWGIAISGLAGPAGGTKDKPVGTVHIAVAGPRSCESNPQNFGANRGRIGIQRLSVLNGLEQLRLLLLSQS; the protein is encoded by the coding sequence TTGTCTGAGCAACCAATCAAAAAACATGGCGTAGAAATTCTCTGTATTGGTACAGAGCTACTTCTTGGAGATATTCTTAACAGTAATGCGCGCTGGATTGCCAAAGAGTTAGCAATCTTAGGTTTACCTCATTATTTACAGACCGTTGTAGGAGACAATATTGCTCGACTCCAAAGAGCAGTTCTTGAAGCTGCCAAGCGCAGCAAAATTCTTATCACTACTGGAGGACTAGGGCCAACTCCTGATGATCTCACTACAGAAGCATTAGCCGCTGCTTTTAACATGCCACTAGAAGAAAAGACAGAACTTTGGATAGATATACAAAACAAAATGTCGGTCAACAGTCAAATATCAAGCCTTAGTAATCGTAAGCAAGCCCTGTTACCCTTCAATGCAAAGGTAATTCCAAATCGGTCAGGAACTGCTCCTGGAATGATCTGGCATCCCAAAGAAGATTTCACGATACTGACTTTCCCTGGAGTCCCTTCAGAACTAAAAGAAATGTGGACTGAAACTGCTGTCCCATGGCTCAAGCAACATGGAGGTGCAACAGATACTTTGATTAGTAAAGTTCTAAAATTTTCAGGAATTTCAGAATCCACTCTTTCTGATGAAGTAGCTGATCTTCTCAACAACAACAACCCCACTTTGGCTCCATATGCAAGTCTTGGGGAAGTAAAGTTACGTCTTACCGCTAAAGGGAAAAACATTGAAGAGGCACAAAAACTGCTTCTCCCTTTAGAACAAGAATTACGCAATAGAGTTGGGGTTAAATGTTATGGATCTGGAAATGAAAGCTTAGCTTCTGTTGTTCTTGAACTTCTACGACAAAGAAATGAAACACTTGCAATTGCAGAGTCTTGTACAGGAGGGGGGCTAGGGGCTGCCATATCTGCCTTACCTGGAGCTTCGGATGTCTTTGTAGGTGGAGTTATTGCATATAGCAATGCAATCAAAGAAAAGTTACTAGGAGTTCCCAAAGAATTAATTGACAATCACGGTGCTGTTTCAGAGGAAGTTGTCAGAGCCATGGCAAAAGGTGCTCGCAAAAAATTGAACTCAGATTGGGGAATCGCAATAAGCGGACTGGCTGGACCAGCTGGGGGCACTAAAGATAAGCCAGTTGGAACTGTTCACATAGCTGTTGCTGGTCCTAGAAGCTGTGAATCAAACCCACAAAATTTTGGAGCCAACAGAGGCAGAATAGGCATTCAACGCCTCAGTGTTTTAAATGGATTAGAACAACTCCGTTTGCTTTTGCTCTCACAGAGCTAA
- a CDS encoding ammonium transporter has translation MTTAFHAPPRRRASRLQEASLIEGPMLLLRSIRGLSSYRSFLWLACVPLAFLGLGLFNLSAHAADLPDLNAAFLANNLWLLVATILVIFMNAGFAMVEAGMCRQKNAVNILAKNLFVFALAVTAYWFVGYSIMYGDAVAAGWLFFSGLFFDPTVTPEVIGEAGLVPTVDFLFQAAFAGTAATIVSGLVAERVKFGEFVVFSLVLTAIIYPISGSWQWNGGWLSEAGFIDFAGSSIVHSVGAWAGLVGAMLLGPRIGKFVDGKSQAMPGHNMAIATLGALVLWIGWYGFNPGSQLAMDQWVPYVAVTTTLAAAGGAIGATIVSTLTSGKPDLTMIINGILAGLVSITAGCANLTMSGAWLAGVIGGVIVVFSVSALDSLGIDDPVGAFSVHGVCGIWGTLVVGLWGYDIQGSGAGLGLLTGGGIGQLWIQFIGCLAYAIWTVVTCWIAWSVIGGLFGGIRVSESEEIQGLDIGEHGMEAYPDFASSGN, from the coding sequence ATGACCACTGCTTTCCATGCACCTCCACGGAGACGAGCCTCTCGCCTTCAGGAGGCCAGCTTAATTGAAGGACCAATGCTTCTACTAAGAAGTATTCGTGGATTGAGCTCTTATCGCTCTTTTCTTTGGTTGGCCTGCGTTCCACTTGCTTTTTTAGGTTTAGGCCTTTTTAACCTTTCAGCGCATGCTGCTGATTTGCCTGACTTGAATGCGGCTTTCTTAGCGAATAATCTTTGGCTTTTAGTCGCGACGATTCTTGTCATCTTTATGAATGCAGGCTTTGCAATGGTCGAAGCAGGAATGTGCCGTCAAAAAAATGCAGTAAACATCCTTGCAAAAAACTTGTTTGTATTTGCTCTTGCTGTAACTGCATATTGGTTTGTTGGCTATTCGATAATGTATGGCGATGCCGTCGCTGCAGGATGGCTCTTCTTCAGTGGTCTTTTCTTTGATCCAACTGTTACTCCTGAAGTGATAGGTGAAGCAGGATTGGTTCCAACCGTTGACTTCTTATTCCAAGCTGCCTTTGCAGGTACTGCAGCCACAATCGTTTCAGGTCTAGTTGCTGAACGTGTCAAGTTTGGAGAGTTTGTTGTCTTCTCTTTAGTACTTACAGCGATTATTTATCCAATTTCAGGAAGTTGGCAGTGGAACGGTGGTTGGCTGAGCGAAGCAGGCTTCATTGACTTTGCAGGCTCGTCAATTGTTCATTCAGTTGGCGCTTGGGCTGGCTTAGTAGGAGCAATGCTTCTAGGACCTCGTATCGGCAAATTTGTAGATGGTAAGTCTCAGGCAATGCCTGGCCACAACATGGCTATTGCAACTCTAGGTGCACTAGTTCTTTGGATTGGTTGGTATGGATTTAATCCAGGCTCTCAGCTAGCTATGGATCAGTGGGTTCCATATGTTGCTGTTACTACAACACTGGCTGCTGCAGGTGGAGCAATTGGAGCAACCATTGTTTCTACTCTTACCTCTGGTAAGCCTGATTTAACGATGATTATCAATGGAATTCTTGCTGGTCTCGTAAGTATCACAGCAGGATGCGCAAACCTCACAATGTCAGGAGCTTGGTTAGCGGGCGTTATAGGTGGGGTGATTGTTGTCTTCTCAGTATCCGCTCTTGACTCTTTAGGTATTGATGACCCTGTTGGTGCTTTTTCAGTTCACGGTGTTTGTGGCATCTGGGGAACTTTAGTTGTTGGTCTTTGGGGCTATGACATCCAGGGCTCTGGAGCAGGTCTTGGACTCTTGACTGGTGGCGGAATTGGCCAGCTTTGGATTCAGTTCATTGGTTGCCTGGCTTATGCAATCTGGACTGTTGTGACTTGCTGGATTGCTTGGTCAGTGATCGGTGGATTGTTTGGAGGAATCCGTGTCTCCGAATCCGAGGAAATCCAAGGTCTTGATATAGGTGAGCATGGAATGGAGGCTTATCCTGATTTTGCGTCGTCTGGTAATTAA
- the glyA gene encoding serine hydroxymethyltransferase, whose amino-acid sequence MEVVSLLSINADLKDADAPIAFLIEKEQERQETHLELIASENFASRAVMQAQGSALTNKYAEGLPQKRYYGGCEHIDAIEELAIQRAKQLFHANWANVQPHSGAQANFAVFLALLNPGDTIMGMDLSHGGHLTHGSPVNVSGKWFNVVNYGVNRESQRLEMEAIRQQALTHKPKLIICGFSAYPRTIDFAAFSSIAKEVDAYLLADMAHIAGLVAAGEHPNPVPHCDVVTTTTHKTLRGPRGGLILCRDEEFGRKFDKSVFPGSQGGPLEHVIAAKAVAFGEALQPSFQIYSREIVANAKALAKGIQDQGIDVVSNGTDNHIVLLDLRSIGMTGKLADRLVSEVRITANKNTVPFDPESPFVTSGMRLGTAALTTRGFTEEAFYEVADVIAKRLLNPEDASIQGQCLEKVSELCRRFPLYKK is encoded by the coding sequence ATGGAGGTTGTCTCCTTGCTTTCGATTAACGCCGATTTAAAGGATGCAGATGCCCCTATTGCCTTTTTAATTGAAAAAGAGCAAGAACGACAAGAAACTCATCTAGAGCTAATTGCCAGTGAGAATTTCGCCTCTCGAGCGGTAATGCAAGCTCAAGGTTCTGCTCTTACTAACAAATATGCAGAAGGTCTCCCACAAAAACGTTATTACGGAGGCTGTGAGCATATAGATGCAATCGAGGAGTTAGCGATTCAACGCGCGAAGCAACTCTTTCACGCTAATTGGGCAAATGTTCAGCCTCATAGTGGAGCGCAGGCTAATTTTGCGGTTTTTCTAGCCCTCCTCAATCCTGGGGACACCATCATGGGTATGGACTTATCTCATGGCGGACATCTCACTCATGGCTCCCCAGTAAACGTAAGTGGTAAGTGGTTCAACGTCGTTAATTACGGCGTCAACAGAGAGAGTCAAAGGCTCGAAATGGAAGCAATAAGACAACAAGCGCTAACTCATAAGCCAAAGTTAATTATCTGTGGGTTTTCTGCATATCCAAGGACAATCGACTTTGCTGCTTTCAGCTCTATTGCCAAGGAAGTAGATGCCTATCTACTAGCTGATATGGCCCATATCGCAGGACTAGTAGCTGCAGGAGAACATCCAAACCCTGTTCCTCATTGCGATGTAGTAACTACTACTACTCACAAAACTTTGAGAGGTCCCAGAGGGGGGTTAATCCTATGCAGAGACGAAGAGTTTGGACGCAAATTCGACAAATCTGTGTTCCCAGGCAGCCAAGGAGGTCCACTAGAACACGTCATAGCGGCTAAAGCTGTAGCCTTTGGAGAAGCACTTCAGCCAAGTTTTCAAATCTATAGTCGCGAGATAGTAGCTAATGCAAAAGCCTTAGCAAAAGGTATTCAAGATCAAGGTATCGATGTTGTAAGCAATGGCACTGACAACCATATAGTGTTACTAGATCTTCGATCCATTGGCATGACAGGAAAGCTTGCAGATCGGCTGGTCAGTGAAGTCAGAATTACTGCGAATAAGAACACTGTTCCCTTTGATCCGGAGTCTCCATTTGTTACTAGTGGCATGAGGCTAGGAACTGCAGCACTTACTACTCGAGGATTTACTGAGGAAGCTTTTTATGAAGTTGCTGATGTAATTGCCAAACGTTTACTGAACCCCGAGGATGCCTCGATCCAAGGTCAATGTCTTGAGAAAGTTAGTGAGCTTTGTAGACGTTTTCCTCTATACAAAAAATAA
- a CDS encoding 3-isopropylmalate dehydratase small subunit, which yields MRTNSPFPHGEIKKVIGRCIVLHGNDIDTDRIIPARFLKCVSFQDLGNHVFADDRKELKGSHPFDLAVNQGSSILVVNDNFGCGSSREHAPQALMRWGIRAVIGQSFSEIFFGNCLALGIPCATLTSDEINYLQKEIDKNPQKNWELNLLTKLLSNSENNLKVNIETGPLDMLSTGEWDATSQLINKKDLLIKTMNNIPYLNNFKWHKE from the coding sequence ATGAGAACGAACTCTCCCTTCCCTCATGGCGAAATTAAAAAAGTGATCGGTCGATGTATTGTTTTGCATGGCAATGACATAGATACTGATCGCATTATTCCTGCAAGATTTCTTAAATGTGTAAGTTTCCAAGATTTAGGTAATCACGTATTTGCAGATGACAGAAAAGAGTTAAAAGGTTCTCACCCTTTTGATCTTGCTGTCAATCAAGGCAGCTCAATTCTTGTAGTCAACGATAATTTTGGTTGCGGTTCCAGTAGAGAACATGCACCACAAGCATTAATGCGTTGGGGTATACGTGCGGTAATTGGTCAAAGCTTTTCAGAAATCTTCTTTGGGAATTGTTTAGCACTAGGCATTCCTTGTGCGACCCTAACATCAGATGAAATCAACTATCTGCAAAAAGAAATTGACAAAAACCCTCAAAAGAATTGGGAGCTTAACCTTCTAACAAAGCTACTTAGTAATAGCGAAAATAACTTGAAAGTAAATATCGAAACCGGCCCTTTAGACATGCTTTCGACAGGTGAGTGGGATGCAACATCACAACTAATTAACAAAAAAGATTTATTAATTAAAACCATGAACAATATTCCTTATCTAAACAATTTTAAATGGCATAAAGAATAG
- the murJ gene encoding murein biosynthesis integral membrane protein MurJ — protein sequence MTRSLQNIALVVTSGTLVSKIGGFARQLVIAGTFGIGAAYDAYSYAYVLPGFFLILLGGINGPFHNAIVTVLSRKTKKEGSYILSAIHTLISTGLILITAILVIAADPLIKILGPGLNTDIHKIAVFQLQIMAPIALLAGLIGIGFGALNANNKFFLPSISPLISSLTLMTFTGIFWLNKGAIYESQQLALIGGLVLALGTLIGALIQWLVQLPTLFKQSLFRVKLIWDWRHPGVKEVLNIIGPATLSSGMLTINVFTDLFFASGIVGAAAGLSYANFLIQAPLGLVSNALIIPLLPTFAKLTNSNEQDLLIARIRQGLMLSAASMIALGAIFITLGTPIVALFYARGAFESNAINLVAALLIAYGIGMPAYLCRDLLVRVFYALGDGQTPFYLSSIGIILNILFDWVLVGGPTPWGDQMPFNFGAPGLVLATAAINFLTCTALLFKLNSCIGRLPLKEWSLDGIKLLIAGFTSGLVAWFMKTAVTWPENGIGLLSQVILSGATSLLVFGLIGSSMKIKEVKELFILLTKGIIRL from the coding sequence ATGACGAGATCCCTCCAAAACATTGCTCTGGTCGTCACCTCAGGGACACTGGTCAGCAAAATTGGTGGCTTTGCCAGGCAACTCGTCATTGCAGGTACTTTTGGTATAGGTGCCGCCTATGACGCTTATAGCTATGCATATGTGCTGCCTGGCTTTTTTTTGATCCTTCTAGGAGGCATAAATGGCCCATTTCATAATGCAATAGTTACTGTACTTAGCCGCAAAACCAAAAAGGAAGGTTCATATATCCTCTCTGCAATACATACATTAATTAGTACCGGGCTAATTTTAATAACTGCAATTCTTGTCATTGCAGCAGATCCTCTAATTAAAATTTTGGGCCCTGGACTGAACACTGATATTCATAAAATTGCCGTATTTCAACTACAAATAATGGCACCTATTGCTTTATTAGCTGGTCTAATTGGCATTGGATTTGGCGCACTCAATGCTAATAATAAATTCTTCCTACCTTCAATATCGCCCTTAATTTCAAGTTTAACTCTAATGACCTTTACAGGCATTTTCTGGCTGAATAAAGGTGCAATTTACGAATCTCAGCAACTTGCCCTAATAGGTGGACTAGTACTGGCATTGGGAACATTAATAGGTGCATTAATTCAATGGCTTGTGCAACTTCCCACCTTATTTAAGCAAAGTCTTTTCAGAGTTAAGTTAATCTGGGATTGGCGACATCCTGGTGTCAAAGAAGTCTTAAATATTATTGGACCAGCAACACTCTCGTCAGGGATGTTGACAATCAACGTTTTTACCGATCTTTTTTTCGCATCTGGCATTGTAGGAGCTGCAGCTGGTCTTAGCTATGCAAACTTTTTAATTCAAGCGCCTTTGGGGCTAGTTTCTAATGCCTTGATAATCCCTCTTCTTCCTACATTTGCGAAGCTAACTAACTCAAATGAACAAGATTTACTAATCGCTAGAATTCGTCAAGGGCTCATGCTTTCAGCTGCAAGCATGATTGCTCTAGGCGCAATCTTCATAACTCTAGGTACTCCAATAGTTGCTCTTTTCTATGCAAGAGGAGCCTTTGAAAGTAACGCTATTAACTTAGTTGCAGCCTTATTAATTGCCTATGGCATAGGAATGCCAGCTTATTTATGTAGAGATTTATTGGTAAGGGTTTTCTATGCCCTAGGAGATGGTCAAACTCCTTTTTATCTTTCAAGTATAGGAATTATCTTAAATATTCTTTTTGACTGGGTATTAGTTGGAGGGCCAACTCCTTGGGGGGATCAAATGCCCTTTAATTTTGGAGCGCCAGGTCTTGTTTTGGCCACAGCTGCAATTAACTTCCTAACTTGCACAGCACTCTTATTTAAGTTGAATTCATGCATTGGAAGGTTACCTCTTAAAGAATGGAGCTTGGATGGGATCAAGCTACTGATAGCAGGGTTCACCTCTGGATTAGTTGCCTGGTTCATGAAAACAGCTGTGACATGGCCCGAGAATGGAATAGGACTATTAAGTCAAGTCATTCTGTCAGGGGCCACTAGTTTGCTTGTTTTTGGATTGATCGGTAGCTCCATGAAAATTAAAGAAGTCAAAGAATTATTCATACTTCTTACAAAGGGCATTATTCGTCTTTGA
- the sfsA gene encoding DNA/RNA nuclease SfsA, which produces MVVKPLLTFPSLEEGILLKRYKRFLADVELKGGQIVTAHCANTGPMKGILHPGGRIRVRYSPSPSRKLDWSWEQAEVPDEEGGSCWVGVNTSLPNKLVRLVIESGYLIEELGQVSEIRQEVPYGFERRSRIDLFIKPKAESADLRPIYLEVKNTTWKEGKIARFPDTVTVRGQKHLKELIGVLPEARSVLVPCLSRNDVDFFAPGDSADPTYGKLFRMAVLEGVEVIPCCFGFHRDKITWEGKRPILKS; this is translated from the coding sequence ATGGTGGTAAAGCCATTGCTTACGTTCCCATCCTTAGAAGAGGGAATATTGCTGAAGCGATACAAGCGTTTTTTAGCGGATGTGGAATTAAAAGGTGGGCAAATTGTGACTGCACATTGCGCAAATACTGGGCCCATGAAAGGTATTTTGCATCCTGGTGGTCGTATTAGAGTTCGCTATTCACCATCCCCTTCTCGCAAATTAGATTGGTCTTGGGAGCAAGCAGAAGTACCTGATGAAGAAGGTGGATCATGTTGGGTAGGAGTTAATACATCGTTGCCTAACAAACTTGTGCGACTGGTTATTGAATCTGGTTACTTGATAGAAGAATTGGGCCAAGTATCCGAAATTCGTCAAGAAGTTCCTTATGGTTTTGAAAGGCGAAGCAGAATTGATTTATTTATAAAGCCGAAAGCAGAATCTGCTGATTTAAGGCCGATTTATTTGGAGGTGAAAAACACTACTTGGAAAGAGGGAAAAATCGCTCGCTTCCCTGACACTGTGACTGTGCGTGGCCAAAAACACTTGAAGGAGCTTATTGGTGTACTTCCTGAAGCTAGATCAGTACTAGTTCCATGTCTTAGTAGAAATGATGTGGATTTTTTTGCACCTGGTGATTCTGCTGACCCTACCTATGGAAAACTTTTTCGGATGGCTGTACTTGAAGGAGTTGAGGTGATCCCATGCTGTTTTGGATTTCACCGAGACAAAATCACTTGGGAAGGTAAACGGCCCATTTTAAAAAGTTAA
- the leuC gene encoding 3-isopropylmalate dehydratase large subunit, whose translation MSSGTLYDKVWDLHRVTDLPGGSTQLFVGLHLIHEVTSPQAFSALEERGLKVCCPNRTVATVDHIVPTINQKRPFADPLAEEMLCTLERNCKTHGIQLFGLGSGKQGIVHVIAPELGLTQPGMTVACGDSHTSTHGAFGAIAFGIGTSQVRDVLASQSLAIDKLKVKRLWFDGKLGKGVFAKDLILHVIRSLGVKGGVGYAYEFAGPAIELLSMEERMTICNMAIEGGARCGYINPDSTTFNYLQNRLYAPNDEQWHQAINWWQSLASESAAIFDDEVHFDASSIAPTVTWGITPGQGVAIDENIPLLQSLNPNERQIAAEACEYMDLKPGDSIAGLPVDVCFIGSCTNGRLSDLQAAAAIAKGRHVAKGLKAFVVPGSEKVAIAAKKEGLDIVFREAGFEWREPGCSMCLAMNPDKLEGRQISASSSNRNFKGRQGSSNGRTLLMSPAMVAAAAINGKVTDVRIMLQNFA comes from the coding sequence TTGAGCTCAGGAACGCTCTACGACAAAGTTTGGGATCTACACCGGGTGACTGATCTACCTGGAGGGTCTACACAGCTTTTTGTTGGACTGCATTTAATTCATGAAGTGACCAGCCCACAAGCATTTTCTGCACTGGAAGAAAGAGGTTTAAAGGTTTGTTGCCCTAATCGAACTGTGGCAACTGTGGATCACATAGTTCCCACAATTAATCAGAAGCGTCCTTTTGCAGATCCATTAGCAGAAGAAATGCTATGCACTTTGGAACGAAACTGCAAAACACATGGAATCCAGCTCTTTGGACTTGGAAGCGGTAAACAAGGGATCGTCCATGTCATTGCCCCTGAACTAGGTCTAACACAACCAGGCATGACAGTTGCTTGTGGAGATTCTCATACCTCAACCCATGGAGCATTTGGAGCCATTGCATTCGGGATAGGAACAAGTCAAGTGCGGGATGTTCTTGCTAGTCAAAGTCTTGCGATAGACAAACTAAAAGTCAAACGCCTTTGGTTTGATGGGAAATTAGGAAAAGGTGTTTTTGCAAAAGATCTAATCCTTCACGTAATTAGATCCTTAGGTGTTAAAGGAGGCGTTGGATATGCATATGAATTTGCAGGACCAGCAATAGAGCTCCTCTCCATGGAAGAGAGAATGACGATATGCAATATGGCGATAGAAGGAGGTGCTCGTTGCGGTTATATCAATCCTGATTCAACGACCTTTAACTACCTCCAAAACAGACTTTACGCGCCCAATGATGAGCAATGGCATCAAGCAATCAATTGGTGGCAAAGCCTTGCAAGTGAATCTGCAGCCATTTTCGATGATGAGGTTCACTTTGATGCATCATCAATAGCACCAACAGTTACTTGGGGGATAACGCCTGGACAAGGTGTAGCTATAGATGAAAATATCCCATTACTACAGTCTCTAAATCCAAATGAACGTCAAATAGCTGCAGAAGCCTGCGAATATATGGATTTGAAGCCTGGGGATAGTATTGCTGGTCTTCCTGTAGATGTATGTTTTATAGGAAGCTGTACAAATGGTCGTCTAAGCGATCTTCAAGCAGCAGCAGCAATTGCAAAAGGTCGACATGTAGCAAAAGGCCTCAAAGCTTTTGTAGTCCCAGGTTCCGAAAAAGTTGCTATAGCTGCTAAAAAAGAAGGTTTAGATATTGTCTTTCGAGAAGCTGGTTTTGAATGGCGAGAACCAGGATGCTCAATGTGTCTTGCAATGAATCCTGACAAGCTTGAAGGACGACAAATTAGTGCCAGTTCAAGTAATAGGAACTTCAAAGGGAGGCAAGGTTCCTCAAATGGGAGGACGCTACTGATGAGTCCAGCAATGGTTGCCGCCGCCGCAATAAATGGAAAAGTTACAGATGTACGAATCATGCTTCAAAACTTTGCCTAA